In a single window of the Chondrocystis sp. NIES-4102 genome:
- the rnpA gene encoding protein subunit of ribonuclease P, translating into MGLPLAYRLRNRHDYRTVYEQGLRRYSPHLTLIALAPSDPLAMSNTMFGISIGKKVSKKAVIRNRLKRQIKGVIRTYLLSINPGWKVIIIVKPQAIECKYEHFLRELEELLKQAKIINGH; encoded by the coding sequence GTGGGATTGCCACTAGCCTATAGGCTAAGAAATCGGCACGATTATCGGACTGTTTACGAGCAGGGCTTGCGTCGTTACAGTCCTCATTTAACATTAATAGCCTTAGCTCCGAGTGATCCTTTAGCAATGTCTAACACCATGTTTGGGATCTCTATCGGTAAAAAAGTTAGTAAAAAAGCTGTAATTCGTAATCGGCTTAAAAGACAGATTAAAGGTGTAATTAGAACTTATTTACTGTCTATTAATCCTGGTTGGAAGGTCATAATTATTGTGAAGCCTCAAGCAATTGAATGCAAATATGAACATTTTTTGCGAGAATTAGAAGAGTTATTAAAACAAGCAAAAATAATCAATGGGCATTAA
- the rpl34 gene encoding 50S ribosomal protein L34: protein MTQRTLGGTNRKQKRTSGFRARMRTSNGKRVIQARRKKGRHRLSV, encoded by the coding sequence GTGACTCAGCGAACTTTAGGCGGAACTAACCGCAAACAAAAAAGAACATCTGGTTTTCGCGCCCGTATGCGTACCAGTAACGGCAAAAGAGTAATTCAAGCACGCCGTAAGAAAGGTCGTCATCGTTTATCAGTTTAA
- a CDS encoding 2-C-methyl-D-erythritol 2,4-cyclodiphosphate synthase, producing the protein MNIRIGNGYDIHQLVADRPLILGGVNIPHQLGLLGHSDADVLTHAIMDALLGALGMGDIGHYFPPSDPKWKGADSLVLLEQVMEIIQSEGWQIGNIDSTVVAEQPKLKPHLNSMRSRLAETLKIAIEQISIKATTNEKLGPVGREEGICAYAVVLLRQ; encoded by the coding sequence ATGAACATTCGCATTGGCAACGGTTACGATATTCATCAATTAGTAGCTGATCGACCTTTGATTTTAGGAGGGGTAAATATTCCTCACCAGTTAGGCTTATTAGGACATAGTGATGCTGATGTACTTACCCATGCTATTATGGATGCTCTTTTAGGAGCATTGGGGATGGGGGATATTGGGCATTATTTTCCTCCAAGCGATCCAAAGTGGAAAGGAGCAGATAGTTTAGTTTTGCTAGAGCAGGTAATGGAAATTATCCAGTCCGAGGGATGGCAAATTGGTAATATAGATTCGACTGTGGTTGCCGAACAGCCAAAATTGAAGCCACATTTAAATAGTATGCGTTCTAGATTAGCCGAAACATTGAAAATAGCAATTGAGCAAATCAGTATCAAAGCTACTACAAATGAAAAACTCGGCCCAGTTGGTAGAGAAGAGGGAATCTGTGCTTATGCTGTAGTTTTACTTCGGCAGTAA
- a CDS encoding PpiC-type peptidyl-prolyl cis-trans isomerase, with the protein MSVVLEVDNQVYTAEELIPLLTQYQMLPKLAQEILIDKIIVGVECSEEENTQTYNQFCQQNQLTSPEQVQEWLDSQGMNHEQLQHLITKKLRLEKYKEQTWGDQVDAHFIKRKSQLDRVVYSLIRVEKPEVAQELYFRIKDDENTFSALAMEYSQGTEAQTGGLIGPVEINAPHPKIAQILATCQPGQLIPPTRVGEWIVIVRLENYLSAKLDPPMRQRMLDELFYQWLNKTTKQKISFISTPVSS; encoded by the coding sequence ATGAGTGTAGTTTTAGAAGTAGATAATCAAGTTTATACCGCAGAGGAATTGATTCCTCTATTAACTCAGTATCAAATGTTACCAAAGTTAGCCCAAGAGATTTTAATTGATAAAATCATTGTCGGGGTTGAATGTAGCGAAGAAGAAAACACTCAGACCTATAATCAGTTTTGTCAACAAAATCAACTAACTTCGCCAGAACAAGTACAAGAATGGTTAGATAGTCAGGGAATGAATCATGAGCAGTTGCAGCATTTGATTACTAAAAAGTTGCGTTTGGAAAAGTATAAAGAACAAACATGGGGTGATCAAGTAGATGCTCATTTCATTAAACGTAAATCCCAACTAGATCGTGTAGTTTATTCCTTAATCAGGGTAGAAAAGCCTGAAGTAGCTCAAGAATTATATTTTCGGATTAAAGATGATGAAAATACTTTTAGTGCTTTGGCGATGGAATATTCTCAGGGGACAGAAGCACAGACGGGGGGTTTAATTGGGCCTGTAGAGATCAATGCTCCTCATCCTAAAATAGCTCAGATCTTGGCAACTTGTCAGCCAGGTCAGTTAATTCCTCCTACACGAGTTGGTGAATGGATTGTCATTGTCAGACTGGAAAATTATCTCTCAGCAAAACTTGATCCTCCTATGCGTCAAAGAATGCTCGACGAATTATTTTATCAATGGCTTAATAAAACAACCAAACAAAAAATATCTTTCATATCTACTCCAGTCAGCAGTTAG
- a CDS encoding toxin secretion ABC transporter ATP-binding protein, translating into MTNTNTTKIVEQFLSLVPQFNQLPPSAIAQIAPKLKPLRFGVGKVMIMREKMQGQVAIISEGEVRLLGYDPRTKMPTTLDKLKPGQIIGWVNLARGLPCETAMASTEVVCLALDNQDFLDLIEQYPQLAAGYKYQAAKVEIFDLLGIQLEQQAQGDWELAELAGKLTSVAQVHYLPPGEHQLNSEIAKPLRDPDLIWLVSGGGGIDEFSIGSRIELTKDRQTITVNGNQPVRLISIPQAHWFETQKTARVKDSGLEYRPLDNPMNQIIPRLELDDTDFDESEGLGEGYTFQGEEESIPSDPKNYPFVAGKTTLEIGVACFQMLSKYFGMPFRKEVIKRVLSEQLERSPNLSLPLCGAVSELMGLNPQLVNVPSSAITRLEAPCLVIWQESLAIMYELNDKELVIAVPELGVRRYKPEDFINTWGEGGEILLLKKTKETPQETFGLSWFLPALEKYKRVLVEVFIASFFVQLFQLANPLMIQVIIDKVISQNSPDTLGWMVVFLIVLNIFEALLTTLRTYLFVDTTNRIDLSLGSEIIDHLFRLPLRYFERRPVGEISTRVNELEQIRQFLTGTALTVVLDCIFSVIYVVVMFLYSPLLTAVTLAIIPVFVGLTLMFSPTIRKQLRVKAERNAETQSYLVEILTGIQTVKAQNIELRSRWKWQEYYGRYISTGFQTVITSTLAKSASTFLNKLSQVITIGLGAYLVLDGKLTLGQLIAFRIIAGYVTSPVMRLATLWQNFQETALSLERLADIVDHPEEGESDRNNIPMPAVKGRVKYDNLSFRFKNNGPLQLKNVTTEFAPGTFVAIVGESGAGKSTMTKLLSRLYEPEGGRILIDGYDINRVELYSLRRQIGVVPQDTLLFEGTILDNIALTNPDATTEEIIAAAQIAAAHDFIMTLPNGYNTRVGERGSSLSGGQRQRIAIARTILQAPAMMVLDEATSALDFATEQEVSRNLKEALKGRTVFFITHRLGTIKNADTIVMMDAGSIVERGTHEELMALKGRYCYLYQQQESSV; encoded by the coding sequence ATGACAAACACAAATACTACTAAAATTGTTGAACAGTTTCTCTCCTTAGTTCCACAATTTAATCAACTTCCGCCCTCGGCGATCGCTCAAATTGCCCCGAAGTTGAAACCCCTAAGATTTGGGGTGGGCAAAGTGATGATCATGCGGGAAAAAATGCAGGGACAAGTAGCCATCATTTCGGAAGGGGAAGTACGGTTACTTGGTTATGATCCTCGGACTAAAATGCCAACTACCCTAGACAAGTTAAAACCTGGGCAAATTATAGGTTGGGTGAATTTGGCAAGAGGCTTACCCTGTGAAACGGCGATGGCAAGTACTGAAGTTGTCTGTTTGGCGTTGGATAATCAGGATTTTCTGGATTTAATTGAGCAATATCCCCAGTTGGCAGCAGGATATAAATATCAAGCAGCTAAGGTTGAAATTTTTGATTTATTGGGAATTCAACTAGAACAACAGGCACAGGGTGATTGGGAACTTGCAGAATTAGCTGGTAAATTAACCTCAGTTGCCCAGGTGCATTATTTACCCCCAGGAGAGCATCAGTTAAATAGTGAAATTGCTAAACCTTTAAGAGATCCAGATCTTATATGGTTAGTGAGTGGTGGGGGAGGGATTGATGAATTTTCTATTGGTAGTCGAATTGAACTGACTAAAGATCGTCAAACTATTACTGTTAATGGTAATCAACCAGTTCGCCTTATTTCTATTCCTCAAGCACATTGGTTTGAGACGCAGAAAACTGCAAGGGTTAAAGACTCTGGTTTAGAATACAGACCCTTGGATAATCCAATGAACCAGATTATTCCACGTCTGGAGCTTGATGATACGGATTTTGATGAATCTGAAGGGTTAGGGGAAGGATATACTTTTCAGGGGGAAGAGGAATCAATTCCTAGTGATCCAAAAAATTATCCTTTTGTGGCAGGGAAAACTACCTTAGAAATAGGGGTAGCCTGTTTCCAAATGTTGAGTAAGTACTTTGGTATGCCCTTCCGTAAGGAGGTGATTAAGCGCGTACTTTCAGAACAATTAGAGCGATCGCCGAATTTGTCTTTACCTTTATGTGGTGCGGTATCGGAATTAATGGGGCTTAACCCACAATTAGTTAATGTTCCCTCATCGGCAATTACTCGTCTAGAAGCTCCTTGTTTGGTAATTTGGCAAGAGAGCTTGGCGATCATGTACGAACTTAATGACAAGGAATTGGTAATTGCTGTTCCTGAATTGGGGGTACGTCGTTACAAGCCTGAAGATTTTATTAATACTTGGGGAGAAGGGGGGGAAATACTCTTACTCAAGAAAACAAAAGAAACTCCTCAAGAAACATTTGGTTTAAGTTGGTTCTTACCTGCCCTAGAGAAATATAAACGAGTTCTAGTTGAAGTTTTTATTGCTTCGTTTTTTGTGCAATTATTTCAATTAGCTAATCCTTTAATGATTCAAGTAATTATTGATAAGGTAATTAGCCAAAACAGCCCTGATACTTTGGGGTGGATGGTTGTTTTCTTAATTGTACTAAATATTTTTGAAGCTCTATTAACAACTCTACGTACTTATTTATTTGTAGATACTACTAACCGTATCGATTTAAGTTTAGGTTCAGAAATCATTGATCACTTATTTAGGTTGCCGTTGCGCTACTTTGAACGACGACCAGTAGGGGAAATTTCTACCCGTGTTAATGAGTTGGAGCAAATTCGTCAGTTTTTGACAGGAACAGCTTTAACAGTAGTTTTAGACTGTATATTTTCAGTGATCTATGTGGTGGTCATGTTTCTCTACAGTCCTTTGCTTACCGCCGTTACCTTGGCAATTATTCCAGTATTTGTGGGGTTAACTTTGATGTTTTCGCCAACAATTCGTAAGCAGTTGAGGGTTAAAGCCGAACGAAATGCCGAAACTCAATCTTACTTGGTGGAGATTTTAACAGGTATTCAAACAGTTAAAGCCCAAAATATTGAATTGCGATCGCGCTGGAAATGGCAAGAGTATTATGGACGATATATTTCTACAGGCTTTCAAACTGTAATCACCTCCACCCTCGCTAAATCTGCTAGTACTTTTTTAAATAAGTTATCGCAAGTTATCACCATAGGTTTAGGGGCTTATTTGGTTTTGGATGGCAAACTTACCCTAGGTCAATTGATTGCTTTTAGAATTATTGCAGGTTATGTAACTTCTCCTGTGATGCGTCTTGCGACTCTATGGCAAAACTTCCAAGAAACTGCTTTATCTTTAGAGCGTTTGGCTGATATTGTTGATCATCCTGAAGAAGGGGAAAGTGACCGTAATAATATCCCCATGCCCGCAGTTAAAGGTAGAGTGAAATATGATAATCTCTCCTTCCGCTTTAAAAATAATGGCCCTCTACAATTAAAGAATGTTACCACTGAATTTGCTCCTGGAACATTTGTGGCAATTGTGGGGGAAAGTGGTGCTGGTAAAAGTACCATGACTAAACTTTTATCCCGACTTTATGAGCCTGAAGGGGGTCGAATCTTAATTGATGGATATGATATTAACCGTGTAGAGTTGTATTCTCTCCGTCGTCAGATCGGGGTTGTACCTCAAGATACTTTATTGTTTGAAGGCACAATTTTAGATAATATTGCCCTGACTAACCCTGATGCTACGACTGAAGAAATAATTGCTGCTGCTCAAATTGCTGCTGCTCATGACTTTATTATGACGCTCCCCAATGGTTATAATACCAGAGTAGGGGAAAGGGGTTCATCATTATCTGGTGGACAAAGACAAAGAATAGCGATCGCTCGGACAATTTTACAAGCACCTGCAATGATGGTTTTGGATGAAGCTACTAGTGCTTTAGATTTTGCAACAGAGCAAGAAGTCTCTCGTAATTTGAAAGAAGCCCTCAAAGGTCGCACTGTCTTTTTTATTACTCACCGCCTAGGGACAATTAAAAACGCCGACACTATTGTGATGATGGATGCAGGTTCAATTGTTGAGCGAGGTACTCATGAGGAATTGATGGCATTGAAAGGACGTTATTGTTATCTCTATCAGCAACAAGAGTCTTCTGTTTAA
- a CDS encoding S23 ribosomal protein, whose amino-acid sequence MNPVKKLSVYQKAFQLSILVYKITKHFPKEELFSLTNQMRRCAVSVPSNIAEGKGRYSDKEYVRFLAIARGSLFELQTHS is encoded by the coding sequence ATGAATCCTGTAAAAAAATTAAGCGTATACCAAAAAGCTTTTCAACTTTCTATCTTGGTTTACAAAATAACTAAACATTTTCCTAAAGAAGAATTGTTCAGTCTTACGAATCAAATGAGAAGATGCGCTGTTTCAGTTCCATCTAATATCGCTGAGGGTAAAGGAAGATATTCAGATAAAGAATATGTTCGATTCCTAGCCATTGCAAGAGGTTCATTATTTGAACTCCAAACGCACAGTTAG